From the genome of Spinacia oleracea cultivar Varoflay chromosome 2, BTI_SOV_V1, whole genome shotgun sequence, one region includes:
- the LOC110797990 gene encoding uncharacterized protein translates to MADLSSGRKEGNQVVVTGSQPSQMPIRNLYETLEQEIVLHVQPEPILVRSEPTVRRRRHNSRHRERSTRHRESTSEREGSIPVGVAADWYKKLPAGSIFSFRQIHEDFVRRFISKVERKKTSGELMSISQRPKEPLREYLTRFNNGSITILDLQQEIAILALLRGMQDCEFKKYLRTKSLTSFGEALKKANEYIMSDELMLISHPAKGGQIVQPTRKDQIPSQHQNFRKDNSGKESYQSRGVNKSAAWRKPLPLDAPGNAKNFCAFHNDHGHYTEHCKELRYNIEELVRKGYLSQYKARQDNNGVDGRQQNSHHHAPYVPTQSGYSQPASRIEQAPPVRPETRPQPESSREGGDRGKRPTVWVSSDGPIHGGTISGAVRSQEEHRHLINYHSTRKWPEPPSLPIVSFTLEDCRGIIYPYDDPLVLELEIANFPVKRCLIDEGKSANIIFWEAFTQLNIGYHELSRVNYPVIGFSGATIYPESSIRLPVQVGRGVSARDLMVDFLVIKVPVAYNVIIGRPFIHDAQAVVSTYHLTMVYLLNLERTERVHGSQEAAMSCYLTALKTPGRMVSEANMARETNMPAKRQRGDLSME, encoded by the exons ATGGCTGACTTGTCCTCCGGGAGAAAGGAAGGAAATCAGGTCGTTGTTACCGGCTCCCAGCCAAGCCAGATGCCCATTCGAAATCTTTATGAAACCTTGGAGCAGGAAATAGTGTTGCATGTGCAACCCGAACCGATATTAGTCCGCAGCGAACCTACTGTCAGGAGAAGGAGGCACAACTCCAGGCATAGGGAAAGATCCACCAGACATCGTGAATCGACATCCGAGCGGGAAGGGTCTATCCCGGTTG GGGTGGCGGCAGATTGGTATAAGAAGTTGCCGGCAGGGTCGATATTCAGCTTCAGGCAGATACACGAAGATTTTGTGAGACGTTTTATCAGTAAGGTGGAGAGAAAGAAAACTTCCGGGGAACTAATGTCGATATCACAAAGGCCAAAGGAGCCTCTGAGAGAATACTTGACCCGCTTTAACAACGGGTCCATTACTATACTAGATCTGCAGCAGGAGATAGCAATTTTGGCTCTGTTAAGAGGAATGCAAGACTGTGAGTTCAAAAAATACCTGAGAACGAAATCATTAACCAGTTTTGGGGAAGCTTTGAAGAAAGCCAACGAGTATATCATGAGTGATGAACTAATGCTGATATCACACCCTGCCAAGGGAGGTCAGATAGTGCAACCAACAAGAAAAGACCAGATTCCTTCGCAACACCAGAATTTCAGAAAGGATAACAGCGGGAAGGAGAGTTACCAATCTAGGGGAG TGAATAAGTCAGCAGCTTGGAGAAAGCCGCTACCTTTAGATGCTCCAGGTAACGCGAAGAACTTTTGTGCTTTTCATAACGACCACGGTCATTATACAGAACATTGTAAAGAGTTGAGATATAACATCGAGGAGCTAGTAAGAAAGGGATACCTGTCCCAATACAAAGCCCGTCAGGATAATAATGGTGTTGATGGGAGGCAACAGAACTCGCACCATCACGCTCCTTATGTACCTACTCAGTCGGGATACTCCCAACCAGCTAGTAGAATCGAACAAGCACCACCAGTTCGACCGGAGACCCGACCGCAACCAGAATCAAGTAGAGAAGGGGGTGATAGGGGAAAAAGACCCACGGTATGGGTCAGCTCGGACGGACCAATACATGGGGGTACGATCAGTGGGGCCGTGAGAAGTCAGGAGGAGCACCGACACCTGATAAACTATCACAGTACAAGAAAATGGCCGGAGCCGCCCAGTTTACCGATCGTATCCTTTACCTTGGAAGACTGCAGGGGCATCATCTACCCCTATGACGATCCGTTGGTACTAGAGCTGGAGATAGCAAACTTCCCAGTCAAGAGATGCTTGATTGATGAGGGAAAATCTGCGAACATTATATTCTGGGAAGCGTTCACCCAGTTGAATATCGGCTATCACGAGTTGTCTAGAGTGAATTATCCTGTCATCGGATTCTCGGGGGCTACTATCTATCCCGAGAGTAGCATTCGCCTACCAGTACAAGTGGGAAGAGGAGTGTCAGCAAGGGATTTAATGGTGGATTTCTTAGTGATCAAAGTACCAGTAGCATACAATGTAATCATAGGTCGGCCCTTCATCCATGATGCGCAGGCAGTGGTGTCGACTTATCACCTCACAATGGTATACCTTTTGAACCTGGAAAGAACCGAAAGGGTACATGGTAGCCAAGAAGCTGCCATGTCATGTTATCTAACTGCATTGAAAACACCGGGGAGAATGGTGTCGGAAGCAAACATGGCCAGAGAAACGAACATGCCAGCTAAAAGGCAGAGAGGGGACCTCAGCATGGAATGA